DNA from Drosophila suzukii chromosome 2R, CBGP_Dsuzu_IsoJpt1.0, whole genome shotgun sequence:
tttatttataaaatatttaaaaatatctgCAAGACGTGCAAATAGCTGGGAGCAGTGCTGTGACATTTACAGGGGCGTAGGACATTTACAGGGGGCCAGCTAGTTAGCCGGGCTAAGCCGAGCTTAGCTATTGCGATTGCCTGGTGAGTAATCAACCTGTTCTCGACCGTTCCGCAAATAGAATTCAGCTCTTACTGCTGCCAAGttcttttttgtgttttgggAAAATTCGTTATCCtttctttcatttttttttcagcTAGAAAGACCTGCCAAAAAATACACAAAGAAAAAACCAAAGTTCGGATTCAGTTAGACTGCAGTTTTATACAATCAAAAATATGTGTTAGCCCACGTAGTTAAGATATTTCCTACAAACaggaattttttaatattttttctatgTTTAAAATCTAGTTTAGGGGTACTAAAAAGAATATTATAGCCAACCATAGTTGTACAAAATTGCAGGAAAACAaagttaataatatttaaaatgtttaaaatattttgttttatagGATGCTTAATTGTATACAAATTTTCTGGTTGTGATCTTACGCTCACTTCATCGTGTATGAAAAACTTTATCAGCTCAATATTCAAAGTGttaaaagaataaaaaaggattcttttttttggggtaCTGTATCGACTTGATGTTCCTTTAGCACTTCCAGTTACTGTAGTTTTTTTTCTAAGTGCAAACTTTTTTGCGAGGGATTTGCACATGTCGCCGGCCATGCAACACATGTTAAAAGCCGATCACGTACACTGCGTGTCCTGTCACAGGACCGCATAAGTCCAAAATCTGAGCTACAGTGTCGGAAAACTTGTCAGCAGGCCGCATGCATGTTGCTTCTTGTGCCTTCCGCCAGTTCGTCCTGCTATCTGCTATTTGCTTGATGTCCTGGTGTCCTGATGTCCATGGTGTCCTGCCTGCTGGCGAGGCATACAAATTGAGTTTGCTTTTCTTTCTGGCAAAATGTCAGTGCTTCTGCCTGGGCCTCGCATGCACTTCCTGGGGGCAGTTAGCCGGGTTGGTGGGTGGGTCTGCACACCTTGGCCGATGTTGGCCAAGGGATTCGAATTGGGATTGGGACTTGGATTTGCATGTGCAGAGCTTCGGGGCCATCGGTCACGTCGCCCTGATTGACTGACTAACACGCTGCCCGCTTTTCGCTCCCCCTGGAGTTGGCTTAATTTGCATGACCGCTTCTGTTCGCTTCAGCATTTCTTTTAATTCAAGGTTTTTTTCCACCTTTTTTTGTGCCTTTATTTTTATAACCCAATTTGCAGCTTCCATCGAGCGGTAATCCTCAAAGGATATAAAATCAATCATAAGCCACATCAACTGCACTTTTTCACCTGTCCTTCGCTATCCTTTTATTGCGAATATTGAGTGGGCACGGCGGTTGGCAAGGAACTGCAGCACACGTGTATCATTTTTCCCCGCATTTGCATGTCTGTGTGGGGGACTCGACGCTCTTGACCCACATTTCTCGCAACAAtgcaaatttatattaaaacagaaggaaaataaaaacaaagcctCTGTGTATGTGAGTTCCATTAGCGAAAGTGCAAATCCGTGACGTGTGCTTAGTAATTGTGTCagaaataataaacaaaacctgTACCAGACACGCACATAATGAGAAAAGTTGTCTAAACAAGATGTTTTGACTTTAATTGTATAAAATCAGGAATGCTCTATCTGTGATTTGACTAGAGACAATGTTGTGGTTAAGATTAGTCAGTCGAAAACACGAAAATGACAAAGAAAAGTTGGCCTACTTTTCCTTTTCATGTGATAAAAGAGAAAAAGAATTTGTCGCATGGAACAATAAAACTTTGTTTACTTTCTGTGTCAGACAATAAACTAGAACCTTAACATGAAATTGAGAAATCCTACCTTACAAAATGTTCCATCAAAATAAGAAGTGATCCTAAATGGACCATACTGAAAAAAGTAAATCAATAAAGTGGGTATCATTGGCTCACTTTAAGCTTAGTAATTGTGTCagaaataataaacaaaacctgTACCAGACACGCACATAATGAGGAAAGTTGGCTAAACAAGATGTTTTGACTTCAATTGTATAAAAGCAGGAATGCTCTATCTCTCATTTAACTACAGACACCGTTGTGGTTAAATTAGCCAGTCGAAAATACGAAAATGATAAAGAAAAGTTGGCCTACTCTTCCTTTTCATGTGATAAAAGAGAAAAAGAATTTGTCTCATAGAACAAAACAACTTTGTTTACTTTTTCTGACAGAAAACAAATTAGAACCTTAAGATGAAATCATTTCTCATTGAGAAGTCGTACATTGATCCGTCAAAATAAGAAGTGATCCTTAACGGGCCATACCACAAAAAAGTAAGTCAATGAAATTGGTAGCATTGGCTCCCTTCAAGCAAAGGAAAgccttaaatttatatttattttgcgATAAAGTAACAGTTTCTCAAACGCGAAAGAATAAATTCAGATGATCGCCGAAATTGTTGTAGTTGAGCTGACCCACGGTCGAATCCTTCTCGAATATCATTATGTAGCCACAAATGCGCAGAATCACCGAGAGGACATTGGCCAATACCATGAGCTTGAAAATCAGGGCTATGACCAATTGGCAGATCAAAATATAGGTTGTTTCACTCTCATCTCCCTTCACCACGAGTATAATGGCCCATACTGTCATCATGGTGCTATATATCCAGGTGCCGATAAAGGCGAGGCAGTATGGCGTAGAAAAGGCCATTAGATAATACTTATTACTGGGTTTCTCCATTCTTGCCTCCAAAAATCGGGCTCCAATGAAGCTGCATTGGCAGCAGCGGTACAGACTGAACAACAGCACGATCACCATACTGTGGACGCACATCTCAATCTTCATTTTGAATTCGAACAGGCTCTTGTAGGTCAATACATATTTCAGTTTCTTGTTCCACAAATTTATATCCCATTCCTCAAATGGTATCGGCACGATGGCAGCCGCGTGCATCATTGCCCAGAGATACCAAAAGGCCCACAGGAAGCGGAGAATCACCATAATCGAACGGGTGTGCTTGCGGTTTGTGTATTGTCCAGGCATTTTGGATAAGTTATCAAATCGAAGTGAttcagaaaataaaatatatcgAATTTCTTCAGAGTTTGCGTCTCTGCGATGGAAATGTAGAAAATGTGTAAGTATTGTACGCAGACCGTAAGTTGAGTGAATACTAAGTGTTCTCGTTGAATGATTTTAATAATCTGACTGTTATTTCAGAGACTACTGGGAATTTTCAATAGGTTCAATAAAAAATTGTGACTGTTTCGGAACTGGTTCACAAAATAACATACAGTTAGGCTATCTTCTAAGTCCTGAACTGCTGAATAGATAAATATTGTTTAACTCTTTTTCAGCTGCTCCATGGAGTTTGCATTTTCATAAATTTCAGCAATTCTACAACCTTGATGATGTTGTATTCCCGAATACCAGAGTTGTCACCATGTTTCATTGAAAGGCCATGGCAGCATtggttattttaaaatcaatttagAAATTATACTTTTAGTTCTTACGCTATCAATGATTTTAGGCATTAACTTACAATTGTAATACATCTTAATTTAAGTATGTTcatgtttaaatttaaatatgttaatatttaaactttaatttaatatgtttgtatataagcttcaatttaaataagtttatttttaaatttaaatatgttcaTACTTAAActtcaatttaaatatgtttttgttaaaacttaaatttaaatatgttcaTACTTAATCTTCGATTTAAATATGTTCATACTTAAactttgatttaaatatgttcATATTTAAACTTCGATATAAATATGTTCGTATCTCAACTTCAATTTATCTTTAAAACCAGATAGTCTACGGTTCTGTCCCTGCACTATTTATTTTACTAATGGAaggtcaaaaataaaataaaataaaggaaaagaAAGGCATAAGTGGCTGTAAATAAAACTCAACACAAGTACTTATCCTCTGAAATCTCAGGAAAGCTTGAAAATTTATGGCGTGTACTACATTTTCGCCCAGCGAGTGAGTTGGGTCCTGCGTTTGTCATTGTCATAATTACGATGTTAAGTTGCTGTCgtaaatacactttttaattACCCAACCCAGACGAACGGCACTCTGCCACCGGACATGGTCATGCAACATCTGACAGCTGCGACTCCATTTTGATTTAAGTCATGCAAAATGGCCGCCGGAAATGTCACATGCCAAACGCACTGTTCACAGTCACCCACCGACTACATTACGTTGCCCACTTTTGTGGGCATTGCAAATAAAGACAAATTGTGACAAATGAAGTACGATAATAAGCCACTAAATGGAATTTTTAAGCCAAACGCTTTTCCTACGCAAGCGGAAAGAGGGAAAAAGAGTGCTTTTGCGGCTGCCAAGATTTTGTCATTTCATTTTTGGCCATCCACTTTTGGCCATCTACTTTTGCTTCTTGCTTGCGACCCAAGAGCCATAAGGACTAAGCCCATTTTTCAATTTCCGACAGAACAAAGTCTTGTGGTTTGTCTACCGCACTGCTCAGCTTTCGTCCACTTAGGGTTTCTCCATCCCATGGTTTTAGCCCAGTTCCCTGGTGTTGTTATTGGAGCAAATAAATCTCCAGGAAGGACAAACAGTCATCCGTCGAGAAATACTTATTGGTTTCTCTCCTGTGTACGTTTGTAGATTTTGTGTAAATTTGTCTATGACGCACTCAAACCAACTCGGAATAATATGTATTTTAGACCAATACTCGCAGATGGGGCTCTTGCTAAGAAATTCAaacaaaactttaattaatattaatccTTTGCACAAAAGCTGATTATACAATATGGCCAAACCCTGCCGTAAAACTCATTAAAACTTTGCTTGAATTTCAGTTAATCCTGGCCATAATTAAGTGGATTAAGGCGATGCCTAAATTATTCAACgctttgaaattgaaattagTGTGACACGTTTTTGAATTCCTGAAATATTCACCACTTaattttactacatttaaatttgCGGGCATGTTAATTGTTTACCCCAGGCCTTGGGAGAAATTTGCATGCCTCGACAGGCCAAGCAAATCGCATTCAAACGagcaattaaatattaagcAAGTGAATTTTATTGGAGCCTCAATAAACACGTTGGATAAGGGCCAACAACGGGACGGAAATTTCACGAAAAGGTGCTAACAttgttgaaatatttaaaaggtCCAACAAAGGCGGCACTTGCTAAACGTTTAGCAGTAGCTAAATAAATACCTGACCTCCACCTGTCAGCCGGGGGAACCCCATATATACAGAAAAGATATATGCAGGCATATTGTGGCCACTGGGGTCCAAGTTGCTTCCTACATTTTCTTGTCTATTTTGACCTGCTTTTGCGGGGCACCTGTATATACCTCTATATACACACAGACATATAAAATGTTTGTGGGGGTTTTTCTTGGGCTCTGGCAAAAAATCGCCAATTCAGCGGCCAAAAGCATTGTTTTTAGCCAGGCTTGCTGCTTATTGCGTGTTTCATGTCAATGTTGTCGTTTCTCCTTTTGTTTCTCGTCTGTTTTTGTTGCATGTTTTTTCTGGATCCGCCTTTTTGTTCGCCCCGAGAACAGCCGGAGCACTTAACATTATACTTAAATGGCTTGGCCTGACATTGTTGGTTTTTTGTGGGTCTCCCGGCGGTGTAAATGGAATTACAAGCTTGCTTAAAACCGAAAATCCAATTAGGAGAACGCGCTGCGCTGCTGTTTTATCGCCGTTGCTGATGTAGTTGATGTTGCTCCTGgccatgttgctgctgggagAACTAGCAGCAACGGCACGAACAGGTCTTTAAAAATGACACATGAATTTATGGTCATGTTTTTGATGTCCTCAAGATGCTTGGTAGTCTTATTAATTCCCCAGATTAATGCCACAGCAGGATAAAacatattatttataaatctAACTAGTTAATTTGTAATATCTAACCTACATTTTAaccaaaaatcaaatatatttctCTCTAAATAAACCATACTCCCCATCCAATTAAGTTCTGGCATACAACAACATACACATATCGGATTTCcaataaattaaacaaaccGAGCCTAATGTTCGTTCATAATTCATCATAATCGAATGGAATCCGCCAACAATTAACGCAGACAACCATCCGGATGCAGTTCAATTACCATGGTCTTTGGGGCGGATTTTAGACTAGTGTTTTGGGTGGAACGCTGACTTGTTAGTGGGCGTGTGGCCCATGAACAATAATTAGTGGGGGCTCGATTATGCAAGGGGAATTGGGGCCAAATCAGGAGCCAGGCTCCAGGACCCACAAACAAAGTGGGCAGTTCTAtctacatatatgtacatttgGCTCCGGATGGTCTCTGCACTTTCGGCACAAAGGCAAGGATTGTAAGTCAAAATAGCAGGCAAAGCCGCAAACACCAAATGCGAAATGCACGCCGCACACACGTACAAGAAAATATCCTTAAATGGCTTTCGATTTTCGTGCACATGCAGAATGTCCTTTTGTGTGTGCGTACGTGCATGTGTTTGCCCGCATTTGCATACCAAATGGTTTAAATCGCAGTTTTGGGCTCAGAAACTGCTTTAGCTTGGCCATATGTGTTTGGCTCATTTTTTTGTACAGCCCAGCCCAACCACCCAAAAAACCCCTCAACTAAACAAAGTTCTTTGTGGCcgttgtttttattgttttacaaTTTCGCAATATGCCGACGGCGAGTTTACAACTAGGCCAACACCATTAGCTTGTCGTTGTTGGCCGCCTGCGAGCGATAACTGTGAATAATGATGAAGTTCTAACTGGTTCACTTCGGATAAGCCAGGCGTGTCTGCGATAAGGCCATGAAGTGGATATAATTATGCAGCACAAAGGGGTTCCATAATCTGATTGAAAAGTTCTTAAATCTAGGGATCTATtgtggtttttgttttaacGTGGGTCAAgtctttattttattatacgTTATAAAGAGgtctcttcttttttttaatttagggattttttaaaaaaagttacaTAGATAGGGATCTTATATAAATgcataatattatattttctttgagatATGATCATCCGAAACTTTTAAAATGAGTTCGTTATTCCTGCAAAGTCTAGACATTTCAGACACCCTTCTAATTGTGACTATGAATTATGGAATTCACCGCAGCCTCGCGAGAATCTTTTGAGATTTATGAGGTGTCCTGATTATGAATTATTCGGTCAAAGTTTTGAAATAAGTCCACCCCCAGAAAGCCATTCCCGCCAGTTTCATTCAACGTCTCTAATTGAGTATGTGCTCGGAAGCAAAGGCAAAGGGCCTCCACGTGCTCTTCGCATCCTTTGAGTTCTCAGGCGAGTCTAATTAGCCGTCGCACAAATGTAAGTATGAATGGCAAGCCACATAAGAAGGATACGCCTTTCGAGACCCGCCCGGCACTATAATTAAGCCCATGGAGGGGGCTCCTCACACGTGAGCTTCTTCTGCGAGGGAAAACTGAACTGTTGTCTGACTGAGGAGCCGAGAGTCTCTAATGCGGTTGCGTATACGCCCCGATGACAGCCCCTCTGACTTTTTAATGAGCCGGGGATGACTTCCTCCTCGAATGGCTGGCAGTGCCCTCAACGACTCATTGTGCCCTAGGCAAATTATAGCTGAAAACTGTCAACGCCTGAAACGTCTTAATAGGGTTAAGCTGTCTTCAAGATTTGCATTATTTATGCCCGTGGCGGGACTTTCGGGGCAACGATTAAATAACCAATGCCTGACACCGCCAGATCTAGATGCGGTCCCATCCCAATCCCAAACCCAATCCCAAGCGTAAACTTCCGCAGAAA
Protein-coding regions in this window:
- the LOC108010020 gene encoding uncharacterized protein; amino-acid sequence: MPGQYTNRKHTRSIMVILRFLWAFWYLWAMMHAAAIVPIPFEEWDINLWNKKLKYVLTYKSLFEFKMKIEMCVHSMVIVLLFSLYRCCQCSFIGARFLEARMEKPSNKYYLMAFSTPYCLAFIGTWIYSTMMTVWAIILVVKGDESETTYILICQLVIALIFKLMVLANVLSVILRICGYIMIFEKDSTVGQLNYNNFGDHLNLFFRV